AAGAAGACCTTGCGCTGGGCAATCTGGCGCTCGATCTGATCGGCCAGGCGCGGTCGTTCTACACTTATGCCGGCGAGATCGAGGGGAAAGGTCGCGACGAGGACGCGCTCGCTTATCTCCGCGACGCCGGTGGCTATCGCAACATTCTGCTGGTCGAGCAGCCGAACGGCGACTTCGCGCAGACCATCGTTCGGCATTTGCTCTATTCCGCTTTCGCCCATCCCTATTTCGAGGCGCTTGCGCGCTCGAAGGATGAAACGCTCGCGGCCATTGCCGCCAAGGCGGTCAAGGAAATGGCCTATCATGTCCGCCACACCGCCGAATGGACCATCCGTCTCGGCGATGGCACCGACGAAAGCCACCGGCGCGCGCAATCTGCGCTTGATGAATTGTGGCCCTTCACCGGCGAATTGTTCGAAACTGATCAGGTCGAAC
The genomic region above belongs to Pseudorhodoplanes sinuspersici and contains:
- the paaC gene encoding 1,2-phenylacetyl-CoA epoxidase subunit PaaC, whose translation is MTETPLFAYTLRLADNALILGHRVSEWVGHAPVLEEDLALGNLALDLIGQARSFYTYAGEIEGKGRDEDALAYLRDAGGYRNILLVEQPNGDFAQTIVRHLLYSAFAHPYFEALARSKDETLAAIAAKAVKEMAYHVRHTAEWTIRLGDGTDESHRRAQSALDELWPFTGELFETDQVERALIDAGIAVDPLNIRARWSKMLDEVFDEATLVRPSDGYMQSGGRSGRHSEHLGYVLTELQFLQRTYPGAKW